One window from the genome of Hoplias malabaricus isolate fHopMal1 chromosome 18, fHopMal1.hap1, whole genome shotgun sequence encodes:
- the pcolcea gene encoding procollagen C-endopeptidase enhancer a: MATKRKMETLSWTFCFGLFLLLNNDQTLGQTTNYTRPVFNCGGHLEGDSGFVGSEGFPSFYKPDSKCTWYITVPEGNVVMLSFRLFDLEADPLCRYDYVDVYNGHSNMVQKLGRFCGTFRPGALISTSNTMMLEMVSDSGNGGRGFLAYFNGGKPHVDEHQFCGGKLTKPRGTIKTPNWPEKNYPPGLSCSWLITVDPNMVIEVKFDKFDVELDTYCRFDYVAFYNGGEKDDSRQIGKYCGDVAPETIVSNSNVLLVQFVSDLSVTSDGFMASYSSIPRGSRSPTAGSGQSGGSVQSVPTIPRKPPAQPKKPITTNTQPPTTTTTPPTTTTTKAPPRRIPAKPVQPVRRPQPRPDPDQPRPDPNQPRPDPNQPRPDPDQSRPSRPVNPLCPKQCKRDGTIKANFCASEFVITGMVTALSPGPKGSVHATVSIIKAFKAGSLTITQAGETMSVKLVLPCKICPQLRRGQNFILMGQVDEDGRGTLAPGSFVALYKAPHQKILNNLNKQPC; this comes from the exons aTGGCTACGAAGAGGAAAATGGAGACGTTAAGCTGGACGTTCTGTTTTGGGCTCTTTCTGCTGCTCAATAATGATCAGACACTTGGCCAGACCACTAACTACACCAG gccGGTGTTTAACTGCGGTGGTCACCTGGAGGGAGACTCTGGGTTTGTGGGCAGTGAAGGCTTCCCTTCTTTCTACAAACCGGACAGTAAATGCACCTGGTACATCACT GTTCCAGAGGGAAATGTGGTGATGTTGTCCTTCAGGTTGTTTGACCTGGAGGCTGACCCCTTGTGTCGTTACGACTATGTGGATGTCTACAATGGCCACTCCAACATGGTGCAGAAGCTGGGCCGGTTCTGTGGCACATTTCGGCCAGGAGCTCTTatctccacctccaacaccatgaTGCTGGAGATGGTGTCAGACTCTGGCAACGGGGGGCGAGGCTTCCTCGCCTACTTCAATGGAGGAAAACCTCACGTGGATG AGCATCAGTTCTGTGGTGGAAAACTAACAAAACCACGAGGCACCATCAAAACCCCCAACTGGCCGGAGAAAAACTACCCCCCAGGCCTCAGCTGCTCCTGGCTCATCACCGTGGACCCAAACATG GTGATCGAGGTGAAGTTTGACAAGTTTGATGTGGAGCTGGACACGTACTGCCGCTTCGACTATGTGGCGTTTTATAATGGAGGAGAGAAGGACGACTCTCGCCAAATCGGGAAATACTGCGGGGACGTGGCCCCTGA GACCATCGTATCCAACAGCAACGTCCTCCTTGTCCAGTTTGTGTCTGACCTCAGTGTGACCTCTGATGGATTCATGGCCTCCTACTCCAGCATCCCCCGTGGGTCCCGGTCCCCCACCGccggctctggccaatcaggagGCAGCGTGCAGTCTGTACCCACGATCCCCCGCAAACCACCAGCCCAGCCAAAGAAACCCATCACCACCAACACGCAACCTccaaccaccaccacaaccccccccaccacaaccaccactaAAGCTCCACCCAGACGCATCCCAGCCAAACCCGTCCAACCGGTCCGCAGACCCCAGCCCAGACCTGACCCAGACCAGCCCAGACCTGACCCAAACCAGCCCAGACCTGACCCAAACCAGCCAAGACCGGACCCGGACCAGTCCAGACCGTCCCGGCCAG tAAACCCGCTGTGTCCCAAACAGTGTAAGAGAGATGGAACCATCAAGGCCAACTTCTGTGCCAGTGAATTTG TGATCACAGGGATGGTGACGGCCCTCTCGCCCGGTCCCAAGGGCAGTGTCCACGCTACGGTGTCCATCATTAAAGCATTTAAAGCTGGCAGCTTGACCATCACTCAGGCCGGAGAAACCATGTCTGTTAAACTGGTGCTGCCCTGTAAGATCTGCCCACAGCTGCGtagag gtcAGAACTTCATCCTGATGGGGCAGGTGGACGAAGACGGCAGAGGAACGTTGGCTCCTGGAAGTTTCGTGGCTTTGTACAAAGCCCCGCACCAAAAAATCCTCAACAACCTCAACAAGCAGCCATGCTAA